The region CGTGAATGATACTATGCAGATGCAGGTGAAAAAAGTAGTAGATTTACAAGAAGTAGCAAAGGAATTAAAGATGAATGTAAATGATTTAGAAGAATCCATTACGAAATTTAAGATAGATTAATCATAGCTTTTGTACCCTTGCTTTATTTAATTATGAAAAAACACCAAAAAAGAGCCTTTTTATTTGAAAAATTCATTTATTTATGATATGATTTGCCTATATCAAATTTAAATTAGTTAAAATAAATACTTTTTTAAGGATAAATTTCTTTCAGATAAAGGTATTGTAAAATGTTGCAGGTTAAGCTACTGTTGATAAACTGCTCGGAATTAGCAAAAGGGAGTTAACAAAATGAAGTTCATTAAGAACAGTGTTTTGAGTATATTATTTGTTGTTGTGATGCTGATAGGATTAACAGGATGCGATAATTTAAAAAGAAATTCTGCTTCTAGTCTAGAGAGTAAGGTGGAAGAGAAGAAGAAAAAAATTGTTACTGTTTGGACAAAAGATAGGCATGATGCAGAATTTCAGTTGGAAAAAATAGAGGAATATAACGCAAGTAATTCAGATAATATTGAAATTAGATATTCTATATTTTCTGATAATTACCTTCAAGCAGTAGACTTGGCATTTCAAAGTAATAGCGCTCCTGATATTCTTGTTTTTACATCACAGGTATTTAATAATTATGTAGTGTCAGACCAATTTGCAGACTTGACTCCATTTATGGATAAAGAATTCAAGGAGACGTTCTCATCCAGTATGATTGAAGGGTTAAATGTCATAGATGGGAAATGTTATTACATACCTACAGCAGCAACGATATGCCGGTTGTTTTATAATAAAGATATTTTTGAGAGAGTAGGGGTTTTGGAACCACCAAGAACTTTGGATGAGATGGTGGAGATAGCCCAAAAAATAACCAAAGAATTATCCGGAGAAGGTATCTATGGATTTTCTGCCAATATGAAGTATCCCAATTCTGCACTGAATCGCTCTTTGATGCCAATGGCGCAAATGGGCCTGGGAATTCGAAGTGGTTTCGACTTTAAAAAAGGAGTTTATGATTTTTCTGGGTATCAAACTATTCTTGAGGAGTGGAGAACATTATTATCGCCGGAATGCGCTTATCCCAATAGTGACTCTTTAGATATTGATCCTCTGAGAAAATTATTTGCTGCAGGAAAGATTGGTATGTATATGTCCTATGCCCATTCAGAATTAGGAGTATATGAAAACCAATTTCCGATGGAACAGGAGTGGAGGTGCACCGAAATACCTGTAGTTGGCGGTATCATCCTTGGTGCACAGAATTACTCTTTAAATAATGGTTATCTATTCAATGCCAAAAGTAAAAATCTAGATGCGGCATGGAAGGCTTATGTATCTGTATTTGCTGATATTGATAATTTAGCGGAATATCATTCGCAGGGACTAGGAATATCAACAGTTCCAAAAGTTTTAGAAAGAGCTACCTTAAATCAAAGTTACATAGACAACCCAGCGCTATTAGTTGGTGAGAACGATAAAATATGGCCTAAGGTTCCTCATGAAGCAAATGTAAATGCAATCGTCGTGGATGGACTTGATATGTATAATACCTTTGCCGAACTAATCTACGGAACGATGGACATAAAAGAAGGATTATCAGATTTGACTAAAAGGTACAATAAGGCATATCAAGAAGGAATTAATTCAGGGATTGGTGAAGTATATAAAATAGATGATTTTGATCCACTGAATCCATAGATAAGACTTTATAAAGATGGGTTACCTATAGCTTGGTAAGTCATCTTTTTTTCAGAGGTCAAGATAAAGGTAAAAAGCAAGTGAGAATAGTAGTTAAAGGTTTAACTTGATTTGTATAGGTACTAGGCACATAGACGGGAGTTATAATGAAACGATTCATAAAAAATACAAAATTTAAGACTAAAATAATTTTATTATTTTTAACTCTGTTGTTGTTACACAGTACGATTGCAGGGACTTTATATTACAAATATACTTACAAAGACACCTTAAGTAATTACTATCAGAGCTCTGAAGACACTATTTATCAGCTTAATGTACATATGTATAGCAGATTTCGTTCTATCGCAAAGAGTGTTAATGCCTTAAGTAATAATATGTCCTTTGCAAATCCGATGAGTGTTTTTTTACGTAATCCCGATACTTTAAATTATGCAAAGCTTATGGGAGATGTAGCAGATTCAATCACGGAAATGCAAATGAGTGATGATTATATTCATTCCATCTATATCTATACAAAATATGGGGATTTTGATAATTTTGTACGTATTAAAAAACATGGTATAAAGTTTGAAGAGACAGAAGTTTATCAATATTTTGAGGAGCACCCGGATGAGACAGTAGCTTGGTTTCCTGCAATGGAAAACCCAGTATTTATAGGAACTGATATTGTCATACCAATTGTGTATAAATTCGCAATAGGAAGAGAGAACATCTTTATTTTAATCAATTTAGACCAGTCCAAAATAAGTGACTACCTAAATGAAACCTACAATTCTTATGAGAAGATTTTTATAGTAGACAAGAATGGAAAGAACATCATAAATCTTGATGATAAATACAAAGAAATACCTTTAATCAGACATCAGGGGGATGATTTAGATGAAATGGCATTATGTCAACCATTGAAAATCGGAGAGGACGATTACCTGGTAACTTCTACTATGATGAAGGGAAACAGCTGGGAAATCTATGCTCTTAAGTCCACAGAATCTTTATTAGGGAATCTAACGAGTTTAAGAAAATTTATATCCTTGGAACTATCCATTAGCGCGCTACTTGCATTGTTCATCATAATTCTTTGTGTGAGATCATTAACAGCACCACTTGGTCGATTGGTTAATATTATGGATAAGACAATAAAAGAAGGATTTCATATTAAGTTTCATTATCCATATAAAGATGAGGTTGGAAATCTGGCAAAGAGTTTTAATTATATGGTTGAGGAAATAGAAGGTTTAGTTACCGAATTAAATCTTCATATCGAAGCGTTGAAAGAAGAAAAAGAGGCGTTAAAGGTCGTGCAAGAGCAGAAAAGAATCGCTGAGATAAAGGCACTTCAAGCACAGATTAATCCACATTTTCTATATAACACTCTAAATACGATTACATGGCAGGCAGCAGACCAAGGTGCAAAAGAAATTAGCATCTTATCAAAATCCCTCGGTAGTTTTTTTCGTATTGCTCTTAGCAAAGGGAGAGAAATCATTACCATACGCGAGGAATTAGAACATGTGAAAAGCTACTTGGAGATTCAAAAAATACGTTACAAGTCAAAGATAAATTATTCGATTGAGATAGATGATGAAATAAAGGATTGTAGTATCATAAAAATTTTACTTCAACCGCTGGTGGAGAATGCAATCTACCATGGCATAAAAACAAAAGAAGGCCATGGGAATATTAGTATAGCAGCTGTAATGAAGATGGATGAGCTTACAATACCTGCAATTAAGTTATGCGTAGAAGACGATGGACTTGGAATTGAAAAAAATCAGCTGGAAATATTAAATGCTGGTTTGTCGAAAGGAATTGTTGATAGTAAGAATGGATACGGAATATACAATGTAAATCAACGGTTAAAGTTAACTTATGGTGAGATTTACGGATTATCCTTAGAAAGTAAACTTGGAGAATGGACAAGAGCAACAATCATCATACCGGTTCAGAAGTTAGATTGAAAATAAATTTTCTCATCTCGGAAATTTTGTGCCTACGTAATCCACGGCACAAATTTCCGATGCGCACAGAACATGTGTAGTAATGGAGGTAAGGATGTATCAGATAATTATTGCAGATGATGAAGAAGATGTTAGAGAGATACTTGCTAGAAATATTAATCAATCAGGAAAAGAGTTTCAAGTCATTGGGACAGCAGAAAATGGTGTTGATGCGCTTCGTTTAGTAAAGGAATTAAACCCAAGTATCGTTATTACTGATATTTGCATGCCAGTCTTGGGAGGATTGGAGTTAATTAAGTCTATTCAAGATTTTGATCCAAGTATAAAAACGGTTGTTATTAGTGGGCATGATGAATTTTCCTATGCAAAGAAAGCAATGGCACTAGGGGTTACGGAATATCTATTAAAACCATTTTTACCAGAGGAATTGTTCGAAGTTTTATATAAAATCAAAGACAATTTAGATCATCAGATAGCACTAACAAAAAATATTACAAAGATGCAAAATCAAATTGAGAAAAATTTGATATATTCCCAAGAACGTTTTTTAAAGAAAGTAATTGAGGGTTCTTATCAAGAGAGTGAGATTATCTTAGAGGGAGAAAATGTTCAGATTGATTTAACTGCGAAAGTATATTGTACAGGTATATTTAAGGTCTCAGTTAACACAGGGCATCATGCGAAGGAGCTGAATGGTGATAGAGTTATTGCGGATTTTTTTAGTATAATCAAGGAACAGTATTTTGATCCTGAGATAAAAATCTACGCAATTAGTTTTGAAGAAAATCAAATTGTTTTGATTTTCTGTGGAGCTTGTAGAAATCATTTGCTATTTTTTAAGCATATAGAGCAGGGAATCGAGAAGATAAATGAAAGCATGGAACGTTATTATCATACGAAAGTGAATGGAGTTTTAGGAAATGCTTATGAGAGTATAGAAAAGATTTCAATATCCTATCAGGAAGCATTATCAGCCTGGAAGAGAGTGTTGGATTTTAAAGTAAATATCGTTCGATATGACGAAGGTAAAAAAAGAAATGATACCGAAGAAATTGGGATAAGGCAAAAACCAAAAGAGTTAGAACTTAGTCTATTACTTCATATTCAAATGAATCGAAGAGAAAAAGCATTAGAAGCTTTACAAGAAATTTTTGTTTCCTATGCTTCCTATGGCATTGAATATATGGAATTTGTTAATGTATCGCTAGTAGAACTAGTATTTCGCATCTCAGAATCCTTAGCGAAAGCAGGCGGGAATCTTGGTGTTTGGGAGGATGACAAAGTTATTCATTACCTAAAGAGACATTTTACGTATGGAAGTCTAATGGAAGCAAAGAGTGTCCTTGAAGATTATATCATTCGGTGTTGTGAAGAATTTTCTATTATAAACGAGAAACAGAGTGAAAAGATTGTTTACAATGTTAAGATGTTAATAGAGAATAACTTAAGCAATGAGGAATTTAATATTGAAGAAGCTTCGGCACAATTATTTTTTAGTCACAATTACGTCCGCCAAGTATTTAAACAAAAAACAGGAGAGAGCTTTAATGATTATCTCTTTCGTCGTAGAATGGAAGTAGCTTTAGAGTTATTAAAAAATCCTTCTCAAAAAATCCGTGAAATTGCTCTCAGTATCGGATATAGTAATCAAAGATATTTTGCCAGTTGTTTTAAGAAATATTATAATTGTACACCTACGGAATATCGGGAAAAGTTAGGTATATAAAAACGAGTGGAAAACGTTTCGCTAGACGTTTCCACTCGTTTTTTGATTCCATATCAAAATTCTGTTTGTACCGTTTTGTTTTGATTGTTTCGATGATTATGTCTTAAATGTTTTGATGATTACGTTTTAAGGCTGATTATCCGTTGGCGGAATAATAATAACTGGAGGAGGTGTAGTTGTTGGTTCTACCGGATTCTCATTTCCATCGTCTGGATTCTCTGGTTCAATTGGTGTTTCATTATCTTCTTCATCAGTTGGTGGAGCAACCGTCCCTTCACTATGAATAGGACAAGGATTTGTGATATCACCTGTTGGTAAGAGATATGGTTTATCATCGGTTGAACCTTTTTCGTCTTTAATCAAGAAAACTTTTTCCACCAAGGAATCTAATGGACAATAAGGGCTTGCAAAATATCCAGATACCTTACAGATACTTACTTTTTGATGAACTGTACAGGTTTGTGTTGGAACAGTTCCCTTAGCAAAATATTCGGTTCTTGTGCAATCACCGCTTAATGCTTTATCACAAAGTCCAGGAACTGCTAGTTGACCTGATTTTGTACATATCCTAGCAGTAACAATGGAGTCTGGTTTTACAAATGCTTTGTTCTCTAACTTAAGAGTAGAATGGATTTCCTCCATAATATTTCGCCACATTACTTTGTGGTATGATTTTTCCTTTTGTGGGAAATTATAGTCAAATCCTGTCCATATAGCAGAAGTATAATAAGGAGTGTATCCAACAAACCATAAATCGTAGTCTTTCGTTGAGGTTCCGGTCTTACCAGCAATAGGCATGGAGTAATTACGGAATCCAATGCTTGTTGCAGTACCTCTCTTAATAGTATCTTCCATTGCATTCGTTAATAACCATGCAGTAGAAGTATACATTACCTGCTTCGAACTTGGCTCGTTTGAAAGAATAACTTTACCATTCTGGTCTACGACCTTAGTGTAATAAATAGGCTCATTATAAACACCGCCATTGGCAATTGCAGCATATCCAGCGGTTAATTCTACGTTTGTTACACCATCAGTAATTCCACCTAAGGCAAGAGAAACACCGATATCAGTATATGTTTTTCCATTCTTTACTTTTAACTCAACTAAATCAAATCCAAGACTTGTTAAATAATCAAAACCTTTTCTTGGTGTTACTGCCTCCATAAAACGGCAAGCAATAATATTCATAGAGTTATAGATACCTTCACGCATCGTACTTAATCCCTTATACTTCTTGTTCCAGTTTGTTACGGTATCTTTACCATTTGGATAAGTGTATTCTGAGTCGTCCATTACACTTGCTAAAGTATAACGGCCAGAATCAAGAGCTGGAAGGAAGGATGCTAGTACCTTAAAGGTAGAACCAACCTGACGCTTGGAGCTTGATGCACGGTTTGTTGTACGGTTACCGGTCTTAGTACCACGGCCACCATATAAAGCTACAACATTACCATTGTGCTGGTCCATAATAGTCATTGAAGTCTGTGGCTGTAAGGTAATTTCCTTTTTCTCTACATATACCTGATTCTCTTTTACCTTTGAATTGCGGAATTCTTCAATTTTTGCTTCCATATCTTCTTTACTATACCCTAAGGAGTTGATGCCCACCTTTGGGGTATAAGGTTCATGAAAGTAAAGACCCTCTGTATCCTTAAAATCTTTAAAATACTCAAGCATATCATTGAAGTGATAGTGAGTAGCATTATCCTCATCATCATAAACAGACAATTCATATTTCATCTCATAATAAGAACCTTCCCCAATGGCTGGAAAGTTTGATTCATCTTGAAAATATTTATCTACGATACCTTGAATCGTTTTGTCCTGAGTGGAAAAGATTTTTAAACCATTACTAAAAAGCATGTATGAGGCATCATCCTGAGTATATCCCTTTTTCGTCTGAAGATCGGATAAAACTTGATTAATCACTGCATCTGTGAAATAGGAATAATACGTGCTTGGTGCCTTCTCCTCATTGTATTGTTTAATACGGCTGTACACATCGTCAGCTAAAGCCGCATCATAATCTTTTTGAGTAATGTATCCAAGGCGCAACATATTATCTAAGCAACTCTGTCTACGTTCTGCATTCATTGCTGGATAGTTAATTGGATTACGAAATACTGGAGAAAGAGCAATTGGAGCAATAACAGAGGCTTCTGATAAAGTTAATTCAGAAACATCTTTCCCAAAGTAACTCTGAGCTGCAGTCTGCACACCATACGTGCCATTACCAAGGTTAATGTTATTTAGATAAGCTTCTAAAATCTCATCTTTCGTATAGATATCTTCAAGTTTAATTGCAAGGTATTGCTCCTGTATCTTACGAACAATCTTATCAACAGCATTTGGCTCATTACCATAATTAAATACTTTTGCCTTTATTAACTGTTGCGTAATGGTACTTCCACCAAAGCCGAGGTCTTTCGTTTTTAATACAGAGAAACCAGCACGAAAAATACCATAAACATCAATTCCATCATGCTCGTAAAAACGTTCATCTTCTAGAGCGACGAAGGCATGTTGTAGTACATCGGGGATTTTATCAATGGAAACTAAAACACGGTTGGATTCTGCACCAATTAACTTTTGTGCTAAGGTACCATCACTATAGTAAATATAGCTAGCAAAACCTTCTGGATCGATATTAACCTGACCGATGTCAGGGGCTGATCCTATGATCCCTTTCATGGCTCCAGAAATAGCTATTACGCCAACGATGCCTAGACAAACAATACTTATCATACTAACGCGAAATAGCGTTATACGAATCTTCGTATTAAGTCGCTTACTTGTAGATTTAATATTTCGTTGTTTTTTTATAACACCTTTTCTACTAAAATCCATAGGTAACCTCCTAATGTTAGAGAGACTTTAAAAATACTACATAGAAAATATTTCCATTTTACTAATTATCCAATTTTAGCATAACAACATAGAAATTGCAATGAAAGTAATACTGGCTGCTACTCTACGAGGATTATAGGCCCAATTTAGTCTTTAGTTAGATTTTCTCTAACAAGAAAAAGCATGCCTAATTAGATTTTCCTAGGCATAAAAAAAGAATGAAAAGCTTATTTCGTATGCTTTTCATTCTTTTATAAAGGTAAGTTAGTATGATAACTAACCAGTTTTTATATTTTATAAATTGTCTAAATCAATATTCCTTAAGGCTGATTATCTGTTGGCGGAATAATAATAACTGGAGGAGGTGTTGGTGTAGTTGTTGGTCCTACCGGTATCTTATTTCCTTCGTCTGGATTCTCTGGCCCAATCGGTGTCTCATTATCTTCGCCATCCGTTGGTGGAGCAACAGTCCCTTCACTATGAATTGGACAAGGAGTTGTCATATCACCTGTTGGTAAGATATATGGAGTATCATCTGTTTGACTCTTTTCGTCTTTAATCAAGAAAACTTTTTCCACCAAGGAATCTAGTGGACAATAAGGGCTTGCAAAATGTCCAGATACCTTACAGATACTTACTTTTTGATGAACCGTACAGGTTTGTGTTGGAACGGTTCCCTTAGCAAAATATTCGACTCTTGTGGTGTCACCGCCTAATGCTTTATCACAAACTCCTGGAATTGCTAGTTGACCTGATTTTGCACATATCCTAGCAGATACAATGGAGTCTGGTTTTGCAAATGCCTTATTCTCTAACTTAAGAGTAGAATGGATTTCCTCCATAATATTTCGCCACATTACTTTGTGGTATGATTTTTCCTTTTGTGGGAAATTATAGTCAAATCCTGTCCATATAGCAGAAGTATAATAAGGAGTGTATCCAACAAACCATAAATCGTAGTCTTTCGTTGAGGTTCCGGTCTTACCAGCAATAGGCATGGAGTAATTACGGAATCCAATGCTTGTTGCAGTACCTCTCTTAATAGTATCTTCCATTGCATTCGTTAATAACCATGCAGTAGAAGTATACATTACCTGCTTTGAACTTGGCTCGTTCGAAAGAATAACTTTACCATTCTGGTCTACGACCTTCGTATAATAAATAGGCTCATTATAAACACCGCCATTAGCAATCGCAGCATAACCAGCGGTTAATTCTACGTTTGTTACACCTTCAGTAATACCACCTAAGGCAAGAGGAACACCGATATCAGAATATGTTTTTCCATTATCCATAACTTTTAATTCGATTAATTTAAAACCAAGACTTGTTAAATAATCAAAACCTTTTCTTGGTGTTACTGCCTCCATAAAACGGCAAGCAATAATATTCATAGAATTATAGATGGCTTCACGCATCGTACTTAAGCCCTTATACTTCTTATTCCAGTTGGTTACTGTATCTGTACTATTTGGATAAGTGTATTCTGAGTCATCCATTACACTTGCTAATGTATAACGACCAGAATCAAGAGCTGGAAGGAAGGATGCTAGTACCTTAAAGGTAGAACCAACCTGACGCTTGGAGCTAGATGCACGGTTCGTTGTACGATTACCGGTTTTATTACCACGGCCACCATATAAAGCTACAACGTCACCATTGTGCTGGTCCATAATAGTCATTGAGGTCTGTGGCTGTAAGGTAATTTGTTTATTCTCAACATATACCTGATCACCTTTTACCTTTGAATTACGGAATTCTTCAATTTTTGCTTCCATATCTTCTTTACTGTATCCTAAGGAGTTGATACCTACTTTTGAAGAATATGGATCATGATAGTAAAGACTCTGTGTATCCTTAAAGTCCTTAAAATATTCAAGCAAATCATTGAAGTGATAGTGAGTAACTTTATCCTCGTCATCATAAACAGACAAGTCGTATTTCATTTCATAATAAGAACCTTCCCCAACGGCTGGGAAATTTTTTTCATCTTGAAAATATTTATCTACGATACCCTGAATCGTTTTATCCTGTGTGGTATAGATCTTTAAACCGCCACTATAAAGCATATAGGAGGCGTCATCCTGGGTATATCCTTTCTTTGTTTGAAGATCGGATAAAACTTGATCAATCACTGCATCTGTGAAATAAGAATAATATGTGCTTGGTGCCTTCTCTTCATTGTATTGTTTGATACGGCTGTATACATCATCAGCTAATGCATCATCATGTTCTTTTTGAGAAATGTATCCAAGACGTAGCATATTATCAAGGCAACTTTCTCTACGTTTTGCATTTGTTTCTGGATAGTTAATTGGATTACAACGTACTGGAGAAAGAGCAATTGGAGCAATAACAGAGGCTTCTGATAACGTTAATTCAGAAACATCTTTTCCGAAATAACTCTGAGCTGCAGTTTGCACACCATACGCACCATTACCAAGGTTAATGTTATTTAGATAAGCTTCTAAAATCTCATCCTTAGTGTAGATGTCTTCCAGTTTAATTGCAAGGTATTGCTCTTGTATCTTACGGACAATTTTATCAACAGCATTTGCCTCATTACCATAATTAAATACTTTTATCTTTATTAACTGTTGTGTAAGGGTACTTCCACCAAAGCCAAGTCCTTGCGTTTTTAGTACAGAGAAACCAGCACGAAAAATACCATAAACATCAATTCCATCATGTTGGTAAAAACGTTCATCTTCCAGAGCGACAAAGGAATGTTTTAATACATCTGGGATTTCGTCAATGGAAACTAAGATACGGTTGGACTCTGCACCAATTAACTCTTGTGCTAAGGTACCATCGTTATAGTAAATGTAGCTTGCGAAACCTTCCGGATCGATGTTAACCTGACCGATGTCTGGGGCTGATTCAATGACTCCCTTAACTGCTCCGGATACGGCTATAACACCAACGATGCCAAGACAAACAATGCATATCATACTAACACGAAAAAGCGTTATACGAATCTTCGTATTAAGTCGCTTACTCGTAGACTTGATATCGCGTTGTTTTTTTACGACACCCTTTCTACTAAAATCCATATTGAACCTCCTAATTCTAGCTGCTAAAAAAACTTACAAATTATCAAAGTAAAAACTAATAATAGCTTGGGTAATTCTATTACCGTTACGGTACAAATTATAAAATTGACTTCATTTCTATTATTGACCGATTCCTTCATTTTAGCATAATGCCGTGAAATTTGCAATGAAAGTTAGTAATACAGCCACTTACAGCCATTATCGGGCTATTTTATGCGTTCTCAATCAAGATTTCTTGATCTAAAAAAGCATAATAAACATCCGCTAATTCCTCCATAACGGCCCGTCCATTTGTAGCTTCTGTTATTTTTTTCTGAAAGGACCCAAAAGCATCTGGAGGAATTAATAGGGTAGCTTTCACAATATCGGTATAATCGGTTGATAATATTGTTAGATTCATTGTTCCAGCAATGTATTGAAGCTTACCGATGCCATTATAGTCCGTAGTGATTTCATATTGTTTTCCAAAGTGTTTTTCTATAATAATGCTATTTGCTAACCCTTCTTTTGCAGCACTTT is a window of Lachnoclostridium phytofermentans ISDg DNA encoding:
- a CDS encoding ABC transporter substrate-binding protein — protein: MKFIKNSVLSILFVVVMLIGLTGCDNLKRNSASSLESKVEEKKKKIVTVWTKDRHDAEFQLEKIEEYNASNSDNIEIRYSIFSDNYLQAVDLAFQSNSAPDILVFTSQVFNNYVVSDQFADLTPFMDKEFKETFSSSMIEGLNVIDGKCYYIPTAATICRLFYNKDIFERVGVLEPPRTLDEMVEIAQKITKELSGEGIYGFSANMKYPNSALNRSLMPMAQMGLGIRSGFDFKKGVYDFSGYQTILEEWRTLLSPECAYPNSDSLDIDPLRKLFAAGKIGMYMSYAHSELGVYENQFPMEQEWRCTEIPVVGGIILGAQNYSLNNGYLFNAKSKNLDAAWKAYVSVFADIDNLAEYHSQGLGISTVPKVLERATLNQSYIDNPALLVGENDKIWPKVPHEANVNAIVVDGLDMYNTFAELIYGTMDIKEGLSDLTKRYNKAYQEGINSGIGEVYKIDDFDPLNP
- a CDS encoding sensor histidine kinase, yielding MKRFIKNTKFKTKIILLFLTLLLLHSTIAGTLYYKYTYKDTLSNYYQSSEDTIYQLNVHMYSRFRSIAKSVNALSNNMSFANPMSVFLRNPDTLNYAKLMGDVADSITEMQMSDDYIHSIYIYTKYGDFDNFVRIKKHGIKFEETEVYQYFEEHPDETVAWFPAMENPVFIGTDIVIPIVYKFAIGRENIFILINLDQSKISDYLNETYNSYEKIFIVDKNGKNIINLDDKYKEIPLIRHQGDDLDEMALCQPLKIGEDDYLVTSTMMKGNSWEIYALKSTESLLGNLTSLRKFISLELSISALLALFIIILCVRSLTAPLGRLVNIMDKTIKEGFHIKFHYPYKDEVGNLAKSFNYMVEEIEGLVTELNLHIEALKEEKEALKVVQEQKRIAEIKALQAQINPHFLYNTLNTITWQAADQGAKEISILSKSLGSFFRIALSKGREIITIREELEHVKSYLEIQKIRYKSKINYSIEIDDEIKDCSIIKILLQPLVENAIYHGIKTKEGHGNISIAAVMKMDELTIPAIKLCVEDDGLGIEKNQLEILNAGLSKGIVDSKNGYGIYNVNQRLKLTYGEIYGLSLESKLGEWTRATIIIPVQKLD
- a CDS encoding response regulator, encoding MYQIIIADDEEDVREILARNINQSGKEFQVIGTAENGVDALRLVKELNPSIVITDICMPVLGGLELIKSIQDFDPSIKTVVISGHDEFSYAKKAMALGVTEYLLKPFLPEELFEVLYKIKDNLDHQIALTKNITKMQNQIEKNLIYSQERFLKKVIEGSYQESEIILEGENVQIDLTAKVYCTGIFKVSVNTGHHAKELNGDRVIADFFSIIKEQYFDPEIKIYAISFEENQIVLIFCGACRNHLLFFKHIEQGIEKINESMERYYHTKVNGVLGNAYESIEKISISYQEALSAWKRVLDFKVNIVRYDEGKKRNDTEEIGIRQKPKELELSLLLHIQMNRREKALEALQEIFVSYASYGIEYMEFVNVSLVELVFRISESLAKAGGNLGVWEDDKVIHYLKRHFTYGSLMEAKSVLEDYIIRCCEEFSIINEKQSEKIVYNVKMLIENNLSNEEFNIEEASAQLFFSHNYVRQVFKQKTGESFNDYLFRRRMEVALELLKNPSQKIREIALSIGYSNQRYFASCFKKYYNCTPTEYREKLGI
- a CDS encoding transglycosylase domain-containing protein; translated protein: MDFSRKGVIKKQRNIKSTSKRLNTKIRITLFRVSMISIVCLGIVGVIAISGAMKGIIGSAPDIGQVNIDPEGFASYIYYSDGTLAQKLIGAESNRVLVSIDKIPDVLQHAFVALEDERFYEHDGIDVYGIFRAGFSVLKTKDLGFGGSTITQQLIKAKVFNYGNEPNAVDKIVRKIQEQYLAIKLEDIYTKDEILEAYLNNINLGNGTYGVQTAAQSYFGKDVSELTLSEASVIAPIALSPVFRNPINYPAMNAERRQSCLDNMLRLGYITQKDYDAALADDVYSRIKQYNEEKAPSTYYSYFTDAVINQVLSDLQTKKGYTQDDASYMLFSNGLKIFSTQDKTIQGIVDKYFQDESNFPAIGEGSYYEMKYELSVYDDEDNATHYHFNDMLEYFKDFKDTEGLYFHEPYTPKVGINSLGYSKEDMEAKIEEFRNSKVKENQVYVEKKEITLQPQTSMTIMDQHNGNVVALYGGRGTKTGNRTTNRASSSKRQVGSTFKVLASFLPALDSGRYTLASVMDDSEYTYPNGKDTVTNWNKKYKGLSTMREGIYNSMNIIACRFMEAVTPRKGFDYLTSLGFDLVELKVKNGKTYTDIGVSLALGGITDGVTNVELTAGYAAIANGGVYNEPIYYTKVVDQNGKVILSNEPSSKQVMYTSTAWLLTNAMEDTIKRGTATSIGFRNYSMPIAGKTGTSTKDYDLWFVGYTPYYTSAIWTGFDYNFPQKEKSYHKVMWRNIMEEIHSTLKLENKAFVKPDSIVTARICTKSGQLAVPGLCDKALSGDCTRTEYFAKGTVPTQTCTVHQKVSICKVSGYFASPYCPLDSLVEKVFLIKDEKGSTDDKPYLLPTGDITNPCPIHSEGTVAPPTDEEDNETPIEPENPDDGNENPVEPTTTPPPVIIIPPTDNQP
- a CDS encoding transglycosylase domain-containing protein, whose product is MDFSRKGVVKKQRDIKSTSKRLNTKIRITLFRVSMICIVCLGIVGVIAVSGAVKGVIESAPDIGQVNIDPEGFASYIYYNDGTLAQELIGAESNRILVSIDEIPDVLKHSFVALEDERFYQHDGIDVYGIFRAGFSVLKTQGLGFGGSTLTQQLIKIKVFNYGNEANAVDKIVRKIQEQYLAIKLEDIYTKDEILEAYLNNINLGNGAYGVQTAAQSYFGKDVSELTLSEASVIAPIALSPVRCNPINYPETNAKRRESCLDNMLRLGYISQKEHDDALADDVYSRIKQYNEEKAPSTYYSYFTDAVIDQVLSDLQTKKGYTQDDASYMLYSGGLKIYTTQDKTIQGIVDKYFQDEKNFPAVGEGSYYEMKYDLSVYDDEDKVTHYHFNDLLEYFKDFKDTQSLYYHDPYSSKVGINSLGYSKEDMEAKIEEFRNSKVKGDQVYVENKQITLQPQTSMTIMDQHNGDVVALYGGRGNKTGNRTTNRASSSKRQVGSTFKVLASFLPALDSGRYTLASVMDDSEYTYPNSTDTVTNWNKKYKGLSTMREAIYNSMNIIACRFMEAVTPRKGFDYLTSLGFKLIELKVMDNGKTYSDIGVPLALGGITEGVTNVELTAGYAAIANGGVYNEPIYYTKVVDQNGKVILSNEPSSKQVMYTSTAWLLTNAMEDTIKRGTATSIGFRNYSMPIAGKTGTSTKDYDLWFVGYTPYYTSAIWTGFDYNFPQKEKSYHKVMWRNIMEEIHSTLKLENKAFAKPDSIVSARICAKSGQLAIPGVCDKALGGDTTRVEYFAKGTVPTQTCTVHQKVSICKVSGHFASPYCPLDSLVEKVFLIKDEKSQTDDTPYILPTGDMTTPCPIHSEGTVAPPTDGEDNETPIGPENPDEGNKIPVGPTTTPTPPPVIIIPPTDNQP